One Eubacteriales bacterium mix99 genomic window carries:
- a CDS encoding glycoside hydrolase family 2 TIM barrel-domain containing protein: MIWTDHFTEESLQPEHWVFCNMTSPCTEAAKHVGDSVLALPEHDRWNEGNCLLSRRFLQEISCVQGTFTGWDRGISGAAVGYYAGDGSFSNYVLLAATETHIELRVPSGGQNGDAFMPSQPRWYVVAQTGWKPRFPVQLALRRNGCTYRGEVNGRLCLEADIPEIQGDARALFKALPWKDRLTPGYACLDRAGMEGFAPTGELSGTVRDGTNQAPVPYAGVHIAGFDAFFTRADETGHFHIGDVPRGAHMLIAAAEGYAFSGTEVSCIPGQLREETLVILPESAGTCPRKEYNNPLFDRREGGFLQLNGTWEFQFDPDNTGIQDHWYEPEHVRFDRHIRVPFSWASLMGFGEEHLVCGDTLHESNTMFNNYHRTGEHAWYRRKFTVPESFPAGEDVILHIGACSNVTNVWLDGRYQGMRVDEYSDLSFDLGRLAPGSEHLLVIKVQYPHDILSHNMGKQIFWFSSAPGIWQSVWLEHRASAYIETFHLTPELGFDGETCTEATVRASVSASGVEEGRDGHILLSLKAPESGRTFEADIPLSNGGGEISKRKGQAEIPVTEPELWQYREGRLYLAEARLLVHGKQTDAVKSYVGLRKVETKWLPGHSPEETRDPEEQYQYVYLNNRPFYVLGVLDQCYNPFGIYTYRSFGKEGPQGVRGSIAYDINRTLAYGYNVSRVHIKENEPLWYYECDRAGLPVWTEHPSNFYAEPENPNWQAAYRREMTGMLSRLHNHPSILMVSSINESWGVTGTHNRTPWENELKSRFLEDAARETKNAWPHVLICDNSGYGKTAACELNDFHIYPPGHWDAKKHWEKLVRDCYPGSTYNCIHHSHSPHAIGEAVQTGRPILVSEFLHINGIDMQLRMFQKIAGYVRMNVASHETEDSGPLTAERWERDYGYVDSDLNPVGYDMVNNMDMVVWDQNRIFYARPGETVSVGLYTSHFSWKAVKKPVLHITVTGIDTLGRYLPDLFSRDTAVDFLPFAVEKQAAFEMAVPETIRGAYLFAEVKDGETVLCRSYIQLCVRNVRDRIGKLAEIPVENYRSAQGDYLFEESCGGASAVAVHGRGSLEYSFTAERSAAQAVLILEAGAREGKNAVKVTDECLHGSHIEIHLDGKLLQTIAPADDPSDERGLFSNSMQGGDPYHYGRTGRLGYGERFEVPVPDGLDRGTHTLRFCCDEGGMTLYGACSGRYGFAPCFVETAVL, encoded by the coding sequence ATGATTTGGACGGACCATTTTACGGAGGAGTCCCTGCAGCCGGAGCACTGGGTTTTCTGCAATATGACCAGTCCGTGTACGGAAGCTGCAAAGCATGTGGGGGATTCGGTCCTGGCACTTCCGGAGCATGACAGATGGAACGAAGGAAATTGTCTCCTGAGTCGTCGTTTTCTGCAGGAAATCAGCTGCGTCCAGGGTACGTTTACCGGATGGGACAGGGGAATTTCCGGTGCGGCAGTGGGATATTATGCAGGAGACGGCAGCTTTTCCAACTATGTGCTTCTTGCGGCTACAGAGACGCATATCGAACTGCGCGTCCCCTCCGGCGGACAGAACGGGGATGCCTTTATGCCGTCTCAGCCCAGGTGGTATGTCGTCGCACAGACGGGGTGGAAGCCCAGGTTTCCGGTACAGCTGGCTCTGAGACGAAACGGGTGTACCTATCGTGGGGAAGTCAACGGCAGGCTTTGTCTGGAGGCAGATATCCCGGAAATCCAGGGGGATGCAAGGGCTTTGTTCAAGGCCCTGCCATGGAAGGATCGGCTTACGCCAGGGTATGCCTGTCTGGACCGGGCCGGCATGGAAGGATTTGCTCCGACAGGAGAATTGTCCGGTACTGTCCGGGACGGGACGAATCAGGCTCCGGTACCTTATGCGGGAGTGCATATTGCCGGATTTGATGCGTTTTTTACACGGGCGGATGAAACCGGGCACTTTCATATAGGGGACGTACCCCGCGGCGCCCATATGCTGATCGCCGCTGCGGAGGGCTATGCGTTTTCCGGCACGGAAGTTTCCTGCATCCCGGGGCAGCTGCGGGAGGAGACCCTTGTCATTCTTCCGGAAAGCGCAGGGACCTGCCCTCGGAAAGAATACAACAACCCCTTGTTTGACCGGAGGGAAGGCGGGTTCCTGCAGCTGAACGGCACCTGGGAATTTCAGTTTGATCCGGACAATACCGGAATTCAGGATCACTGGTATGAGCCGGAGCATGTCCGGTTTGACCGGCACATACGGGTTCCGTTTTCCTGGGCTTCCCTGATGGGCTTTGGGGAAGAGCATCTTGTCTGTGGAGATACTCTGCATGAGAGCAATACCATGTTCAACAATTATCACCGGACCGGGGAGCATGCCTGGTACCGCCGGAAATTTACCGTCCCCGAATCTTTCCCGGCCGGAGAAGATGTCATTTTGCACATCGGTGCGTGCTCCAACGTCACAAATGTCTGGCTGGACGGCCGCTATCAAGGCATGCGGGTAGACGAATACAGCGATCTTTCCTTTGATCTGGGCCGGCTTGCCCCGGGTTCGGAACATTTGCTTGTCATAAAGGTGCAATATCCCCACGATATTCTATCCCACAACATGGGGAAACAGATTTTCTGGTTTTCCAGCGCGCCGGGGATCTGGCAAAGCGTGTGGCTGGAGCACCGTGCTTCCGCCTACATTGAAACCTTTCATTTGACGCCGGAGCTGGGATTCGATGGGGAGACCTGTACTGAAGCGACGGTGCGGGCCTCGGTATCCGCCTCCGGAGTGGAAGAAGGGCGGGATGGGCATATTCTCCTGTCCCTGAAGGCGCCGGAATCCGGCAGAACTTTTGAGGCGGACATTCCGCTTTCCAACGGGGGAGGAGAGATCTCCAAAAGGAAAGGACAGGCGGAAATCCCTGTCACGGAACCGGAACTTTGGCAATACCGGGAAGGGCGGCTTTATCTGGCGGAAGCAAGGCTTCTTGTACACGGAAAACAAACCGATGCCGTAAAAAGTTATGTGGGGCTCCGCAAGGTGGAAACAAAATGGCTGCCCGGGCACAGCCCGGAGGAGACCCGGGATCCGGAGGAGCAGTATCAGTATGTATACCTGAACAACCGGCCGTTTTATGTACTCGGGGTTCTGGATCAGTGCTACAACCCATTTGGCATATACACATACCGCAGTTTTGGAAAGGAAGGCCCGCAGGGAGTACGGGGATCCATCGCTTATGATATCAACCGGACCCTTGCCTATGGATACAACGTGTCCCGTGTTCACATCAAGGAAAACGAACCGCTTTGGTATTACGAATGCGACCGCGCAGGGCTGCCCGTCTGGACCGAGCATCCGTCCAATTTTTACGCAGAACCGGAAAATCCGAACTGGCAGGCGGCATATCGCCGGGAAATGACCGGCATGCTGTCCCGGCTGCACAATCATCCCTCCATCCTCATGGTATCCAGCATCAACGAATCCTGGGGCGTCACCGGTACCCATAACCGGACGCCATGGGAGAACGAGCTGAAATCCCGCTTTCTGGAAGACGCTGCCCGCGAAACAAAAAATGCCTGGCCCCATGTGCTGATTTGTGACAATTCCGGATATGGGAAAACCGCCGCCTGTGAGCTGAATGACTTTCATATCTATCCCCCGGGGCATTGGGATGCCAAAAAGCACTGGGAAAAGCTCGTCCGGGACTGCTATCCGGGTTCCACCTACAACTGCATTCATCACAGTCACTCACCCCATGCCATCGGGGAAGCGGTGCAGACCGGCCGGCCAATTCTGGTCAGCGAGTTTCTTCATATCAACGGCATTGACATGCAGCTGCGTATGTTTCAGAAGATTGCCGGATATGTGCGCATGAATGTGGCATCCCATGAGACGGAGGATTCCGGTCCGCTGACTGCGGAACGATGGGAACGGGATTATGGATACGTGGATTCGGATCTGAATCCTGTTGGCTATGATATGGTCAACAACATGGACATGGTGGTCTGGGATCAGAACCGCATCTTTTATGCCAGGCCCGGCGAAACTGTATCTGTGGGTCTCTATACTTCCCATTTTTCATGGAAAGCCGTGAAAAAGCCGGTCCTTCACATTACGGTGACGGGGATCGACACGTTGGGGCGATACCTGCCGGATTTGTTTTCCCGGGATACGGCTGTGGATTTCCTACCGTTTGCTGTGGAAAAGCAGGCTGCTTTTGAAATGGCCGTTCCTGAAACCATCCGGGGCGCTTATTTGTTCGCGGAAGTAAAGGACGGCGAAACCGTTCTATGCCGCAGCTACATTCAGCTTTGCGTGCGCAATGTCCGGGACAGGATAGGGAAACTGGCTGAGATTCCTGTGGAAAACTATCGGAGCGCACAGGGCGATTATCTGTTTGAAGAAAGCTGCGGCGGGGCTTCGGCCGTTGCCGTTCACGGGCGCGGATCCCTGGAATATTCGTTTACGGCGGAACGATCCGCGGCACAAGCCGTACTCATTCTGGAAGCCGGCGCCAGGGAGGGGAAGAATGCCGTAAAGGTAACCGATGAATGTCTCCACGGGAGCCATATTGAAATCCATCTGGATGGGAAACTTCTTCAAACCATCGCACCGGCAGATGACCCTTCGGACGAACGCGGCCTCTTCTCCAATTCCATGCAGGGCGGTGATCCGTATCATTACGGCAGGACAGGGCGGCTTGGCTACGGAGAACGCTTTGAGGTGCCGGTCCCGGATGGACTGGACAGAGGAACACATACCCTGCGCTTTTGCTGTGACGAAGGAGGCATGACCCTGTATGGTGCCTGTTCCGGCCGCTATGGTTTTGCACCCTGTTTTGTGGAAACCGCTGTGCTGTAA
- a CDS encoding amidohydrolase family protein, with translation MIEDGMIYDGSGGKAYNGDILIENDRIAAIRVRQGMPADQNEAHKNTIDTYNEWNPDWVMDAGKKAVTPGFIDSHRHCDIAAVSDPDFGNLELAQGITAVLGGNCGMSPFPYTKDTGRQMLDFMEPCLGKAPEWMKFSGFPEYMKALEDANPVLHVGQMIGTGAVKIAAKGFEKTPFTPSEMDRAKGYLREALEAGAFGVSAGIMYVPECYSTTEEFAELVREAAKMGRILTCHIRGEGNSLVSSVEEVLKIGRDAEIPVNISHFKAVGLKNWHKTIYQAMDKIEKARAAGQDVTVDFYPYTGGSTTLMTLLPPGIQEPDLQDTLRMLDTPGGAGRLKREIYREHKGWDNMVLDIGWDRIRISSANREEDKPYVGKSIQEAAHEQGYGDPADFMCRLLVKEQGRVGILLMSMDQRDVNAIAQLPYSMIISDSLYGNVDSPHPRLYGSFPRVIHELVRNRRVLRLETAIHKMTQMTAQRFHIAGRGTLSVGNYADINIFDSQRLKDRATYENPKRPASGLDMAFLDGRLVWNEGRQIGACHTGAMRYGDAGF, from the coding sequence ATGATAGAGGACGGCATGATTTATGACGGCAGCGGCGGAAAGGCTTACAACGGAGATATTCTGATCGAAAATGACCGGATTGCAGCAATCCGTGTCCGGCAGGGAATGCCTGCCGATCAAAATGAAGCTCATAAAAATACAATCGATACATACAATGAATGGAATCCCGACTGGGTGATGGATGCCGGCAAAAAAGCGGTGACGCCTGGTTTTATTGATTCTCACCGGCATTGCGACATTGCTGCCGTCTCGGATCCGGATTTCGGTAACCTGGAACTGGCGCAGGGGATTACGGCGGTTCTCGGCGGAAACTGCGGCATGTCGCCGTTTCCGTATACGAAGGATACCGGGCGGCAGATGCTGGATTTCATGGAACCGTGTCTCGGGAAAGCTCCGGAATGGATGAAGTTTTCCGGGTTTCCCGAATATATGAAAGCATTGGAGGATGCGAATCCGGTTCTTCATGTGGGGCAGATGATCGGAACCGGTGCCGTGAAGATTGCGGCAAAGGGATTTGAAAAGACACCTTTTACCCCATCGGAGATGGACCGGGCGAAGGGATATCTCCGGGAAGCACTGGAGGCCGGTGCTTTTGGCGTGTCTGCGGGGATCATGTATGTTCCGGAGTGCTATTCCACCACGGAAGAGTTTGCAGAACTGGTTCGGGAAGCGGCAAAAATGGGCCGGATTCTGACCTGCCATATCCGTGGGGAGGGGAACAGCCTGGTTTCTTCCGTTGAGGAAGTGCTGAAAATCGGCAGGGATGCAGAGATACCGGTGAACATCAGCCATTTCAAGGCAGTGGGCCTGAAAAACTGGCACAAAACCATATATCAGGCGATGGATAAAATTGAGAAAGCCAGAGCCGCCGGGCAGGATGTAACCGTGGATTTCTATCCCTATACCGGAGGATCCACCACTCTGATGACACTGCTTCCTCCCGGCATACAGGAACCGGACCTTCAGGATACCCTTCGCATGCTGGATACTCCCGGCGGCGCCGGGCGGTTGAAGCGGGAGATTTACCGGGAACACAAGGGCTGGGACAATATGGTTCTGGATATCGGCTGGGACCGGATCCGGATCAGCTCGGCCAATCGGGAGGAAGACAAGCCGTACGTGGGGAAAAGCATCCAGGAAGCCGCGCACGAACAAGGCTATGGGGATCCGGCAGATTTTATGTGCCGGCTGTTGGTGAAGGAACAGGGCAGAGTGGGGATTCTCCTCATGAGTATGGATCAAAGGGATGTGAATGCCATCGCGCAGCTGCCCTACTCCATGATTATCTCCGATTCTCTGTACGGCAATGTGGATTCACCCCATCCCAGGCTGTATGGCTCCTTTCCCAGAGTGATCCATGAACTGGTCCGGAACCGGAGAGTACTTCGTCTGGAAACGGCGATTCACAAAATGACGCAGATGACAGCGCAGCGTTTTCATATTGCCGGGCGGGGGACCCTGTCGGTGGGGAATTATGCGGACATCAATATTTTTGATTCGCAGAGGCTGAAGGACAGAGCGACCTATGAGAATCCGAAGCGTCCGGCGTCCGGACTGGATATGGCTTTTCTGGACGGCAGACTGGTCTGGAACGAAGGCAGGCAGATCGGTGCCTGCCATACAGGAGCCATGAGATATGGAGACGCAGGGTTTTGA
- a CDS encoding mechanosensitive ion channel family protein has product MVQSIQQFLLHHGFYEIWARILANFAAVVLILLGSTFVYYVVKRILTRMVEVYGKFIKNKWGSALRNGKLIVLLSRLAAAVVIHVSAPAFPKQQGWIQRLVFCFILFTIIRILFTLLDEIERIYRSFSISREKPIKGFLQIVKIVLSILAAIIIVSALIERSPWALLSGIGVFSAVLMLIFQDSILGFVAGVQLSGNDMVHVGDWIEVPKYSAEGEVVDITLNTVKLKGGDKTVVMIPTRAMVTDSFRNWRGMVESGGRKIQSPIFINMDSIEFCNEEMLDRFEKMDYLEEYIRGIRQKREAGGESLRISNVVIFREYIQAYLKHHPSLRGDMTRMVRQLAPSQYGLPVEIYCFADTTDWAICEEIQADIFDHVLAVLPQFGLRIFQSPSGSDMKTPQSDGSDTTESGRS; this is encoded by the coding sequence ATGGTACAATCGATTCAACAGTTTTTACTTCATCACGGGTTCTATGAGATATGGGCAAGGATTCTGGCCAATTTTGCAGCTGTCGTACTGATCCTGCTGGGCAGTACCTTTGTGTATTATGTTGTGAAGCGAATCCTTACCCGGATGGTCGAAGTGTATGGGAAATTTATTAAAAACAAATGGGGCAGTGCCCTTCGGAACGGGAAGCTCATTGTACTGCTTTCCAGGCTGGCAGCTGCGGTTGTCATTCATGTTTCGGCACCGGCATTTCCAAAGCAGCAGGGCTGGATCCAGCGGCTGGTGTTCTGCTTCATTCTATTCACGATTATCCGGATCCTGTTTACGCTGCTGGACGAGATTGAGAGGATCTATCGTTCCTTTTCCATCTCCAGGGAGAAACCGATCAAGGGGTTTCTTCAAATCGTGAAGATTGTTCTGTCCATATTGGCTGCCATTATCATTGTTTCGGCATTGATTGAGCGGTCTCCCTGGGCGCTGCTCAGCGGGATTGGCGTGTTTTCCGCCGTACTGATGCTGATTTTTCAGGACTCCATTCTGGGTTTCGTTGCAGGAGTGCAGCTTTCCGGGAACGATATGGTTCATGTGGGGGACTGGATCGAGGTGCCGAAATATAGCGCGGAAGGGGAAGTGGTGGACATTACCCTGAATACGGTGAAATTGAAGGGCGGGGATAAAACCGTTGTTATGATACCGACCCGCGCCATGGTAACCGATTCCTTCCGGAACTGGAGGGGTATGGTGGAATCCGGCGGACGGAAGATACAGAGCCCCATTTTCATCAATATGGACAGTATCGAATTTTGTAACGAAGAGATGCTGGACCGATTTGAAAAAATGGATTATTTAGAGGAGTACATCCGCGGTATCCGGCAGAAACGGGAGGCGGGAGGGGAAAGCCTCCGGATTTCCAATGTTGTAATCTTCCGGGAATATATCCAGGCTTATCTGAAACATCACCCTTCGCTGCGCGGGGATATGACCCGGATGGTGCGGCAGCTGGCTCCGTCCCAATACGGGCTTCCGGTGGAGATCTACTGCTTTGCCGATACCACGGACTGGGCAATCTGTGAGGAGATACAGGCAGATATTTTTGATCATGTCCTTGCTGTCCTGCCGCAGTTCGGTCTCCGGATTTTCCAGAGTCCGTCCGGTTCGGATATGAAAACTCCCCAGTCCGACGGCAGCGATACCACTGAATCGGGGAGATCCTGA
- a CDS encoding family 43 glycosylhydrolase — MKTYQNPLSLPRQDPEQGLGDPFVLRFNGRYYLCPSPGGEKQGVLLWESTDMVTWSFLGNVAPDALLHHTYAPEIFYYNGTFYLVGSPDGEGHYIFVSDSPGGPYRKLTGNLGQTIDGSMFADNDGSLYFYHAEYPSIYGHRMDPDGTLHPGQELYGTSMGHWTEGPGVFLRGNKYYITMTGNHLHSRAYRVDYAYSNEGPLGPFRIPRNKTLLVNSAYEYGSLGHSSTVIGPDLDSYWIFYHSFRMEPKDAGHGIRRHGRFVHMDRMLFNGDELYVSGPGLSETPVPELPDFYGWADEETDSNSRLFLHKDNLVLSAREMSPCGTAEITFSPGENGAAVFAWQDASNYHEAVLSDGELRIFSVKNGSRSCLLSAPLFEGFRQDVLHTLRMEGDEENITFLVDRMRRGCIPAISCTGRIGTKDALRTSYMAFTHHVHQSSDREHYQHIPGFLGCMTALSGSGGEALACPQEETRRILHAGESIRFRINVTREARYHLQATLQSFGETKVEWCVKSGKGQREFSVQPALQRVGLGTAVLKKGCQEWALTVLSGALQLRGFDLFPVEEPSAEEFSGLTLCKNTRQIEGDICIDRMEGLQMDRPGHALCQFGSRFHTEECMEADVIFRGDEIQRSAGIFLRVSENSFYPDQVRIGHRGYYVGFDGNHVFIWRMNFDKKVLARARFPIQPGTSCRIRAEIRGNEITASVNGKYVLSAVDNDSLPYGMAAVGSFGARVTFSRVRFDLK; from the coding sequence ATGAAAACGTATCAGAATCCTCTTTCGTTGCCCAGGCAGGACCCGGAACAGGGGCTCGGCGATCCATTTGTCCTTCGGTTTAACGGACGGTATTATCTGTGCCCTTCCCCCGGCGGGGAAAAGCAGGGTGTTTTATTATGGGAATCCACGGATATGGTGACATGGAGTTTCCTGGGAAATGTAGCTCCTGATGCATTGCTGCACCATACGTATGCACCGGAGATTTTTTATTACAACGGTACGTTTTATCTCGTCGGATCCCCAGACGGGGAAGGACACTACATTTTTGTTTCCGATTCTCCCGGAGGTCCGTATCGAAAGCTGACGGGGAATCTCGGCCAAACCATTGACGGTTCCATGTTTGCAGACAATGACGGTTCGCTTTATTTCTATCATGCGGAGTATCCCTCCATTTACGGACACCGCATGGATCCGGACGGTACCCTGCACCCCGGGCAGGAGCTGTACGGCACTTCCATGGGACACTGGACGGAAGGCCCCGGGGTTTTTCTGCGCGGAAACAAATACTACATTACCATGACAGGCAATCACCTGCACTCCCGGGCCTATCGTGTGGACTATGCGTACAGCAACGAGGGTCCGCTTGGCCCGTTCCGGATACCGCGGAATAAAACATTGCTGGTCAACTCGGCATATGAATATGGAAGCCTGGGACATTCCTCCACGGTGATCGGTCCGGATCTGGACAGCTACTGGATTTTCTATCACAGCTTCCGGATGGAGCCTAAGGACGCCGGCCATGGAATCCGCCGGCACGGCCGGTTTGTTCACATGGACCGCATGCTGTTCAATGGGGATGAACTATATGTAAGCGGTCCGGGCCTTTCGGAAACGCCGGTGCCGGAGCTGCCGGATTTTTACGGCTGGGCAGATGAGGAAACGGATTCAAATTCCCGGCTGTTTCTGCATAAAGATAACCTGGTGCTCTCTGCACGGGAAATGTCCCCGTGCGGAACGGCGGAAATCACGTTTTCGCCGGGAGAAAACGGCGCCGCTGTTTTTGCCTGGCAGGATGCGTCCAACTATCATGAAGCAGTGCTTTCTGACGGGGAGCTCCGTATCTTCTCCGTGAAGAACGGCAGCCGGAGCTGTCTTCTTTCAGCACCTCTTTTTGAAGGCTTTCGGCAGGATGTGCTGCATACCCTGAGGATGGAGGGAGACGAAGAAAACATTACCTTCCTTGTGGACCGGATGCGCAGGGGATGTATCCCGGCAATCTCCTGCACCGGGCGGATCGGAACGAAGGATGCGCTGCGCACATCTTACATGGCATTTACCCATCATGTTCATCAATCCAGCGACAGGGAGCATTATCAGCATATCCCCGGCTTTCTGGGCTGTATGACGGCACTGTCCGGCAGCGGCGGCGAAGCGCTGGCCTGTCCACAGGAGGAAACGCGGCGGATTCTGCATGCCGGAGAGAGCATCCGCTTTCGGATCAACGTTACCCGGGAAGCACGGTATCATCTTCAGGCTACTCTGCAGTCCTTCGGCGAAACCAAAGTGGAGTGGTGCGTGAAATCAGGGAAGGGACAAAGGGAGTTTTCCGTTCAGCCGGCCCTTCAGCGGGTCGGGCTTGGCACGGCTGTCCTGAAGAAAGGGTGTCAGGAATGGGCTCTGACTGTGTTAAGCGGGGCGCTGCAGCTGCGCGGATTTGATCTTTTTCCGGTGGAGGAACCGTCTGCTGAGGAATTCAGCGGCCTTACGCTCTGCAAAAACACAAGGCAAATCGAAGGGGACATTTGCATTGACCGGATGGAAGGGCTGCAGATGGACCGTCCGGGTCATGCCCTGTGTCAGTTTGGGTCGCGGTTCCATACCGAGGAGTGCATGGAGGCCGATGTGATTTTCCGCGGGGATGAGATCCAGCGTTCCGCAGGCATTTTTCTCCGTGTCAGTGAAAATTCTTTTTACCCGGACCAGGTCCGGATCGGCCATCGGGGATATTATGTGGGGTTTGACGGGAATCACGTGTTTATCTGGCGCATGAACTTCGATAAAAAGGTGCTGGCCCGGGCCCGCTTTCCTATTCAGCCGGGAACTTCCTGCCGGATCCGCGCGGAGATCCGGGGAAATGAGATCACGGCATCCGTAAATGGGAAATATGTCCTTTCAGCAGTGGATAACGATTCCCTGCCCTATGGGATGGCAGCAGTGGGTTCTTTTGGAGCGCGCGTTACCTTTTCACGGGTCCGCTTTGATCTGAAATAG
- a CDS encoding metallophosphoesterase yields the protein MYENNEKSGTVKNGEGSVVFGVFTDLHMDIMHDSLFRLRTFLNAAERCNVDFIVNLGDFSYPDRDFLNRETNGKLSGYKIDPRAFQCNRDDEKREAIRMLHSFKKPVHHVLGNHDMDICTRDQALKFLGAGRAFYSFDRGHHHFIVLDCNYVRGKDGKFLHFQHCNHYQYSNESFPFLPPEQLSWLEQDIMASPWPSVVFSHPSLSDSHMGLQNREDVWRMFHRVNEDKKRVILCMNGHSHIDGVTLRGGICYANVNSISNMWLGEKYSHIRYSKEIDREYPYLKKTAPYRDPLYAMVTISEDQVRLKGTRSTFVGPSPYETGYPVSGSEFPTTPVLSDFVLSLKSPDENFRKENPDTPLHRIP from the coding sequence ATGTACGAAAATAATGAAAAATCCGGCACAGTAAAAAACGGCGAAGGGAGCGTTGTGTTTGGAGTCTTTACGGACTTGCACATGGATATTATGCACGACTCCCTTTTCCGGCTGAGAACCTTTCTGAATGCGGCGGAGCGCTGCAATGTGGACTTTATTGTAAACCTCGGAGACTTTTCCTATCCGGACAGGGACTTTCTGAACCGGGAAACAAACGGAAAGCTTTCCGGCTACAAGATAGATCCAAGGGCCTTCCAATGTAACCGGGATGATGAAAAGCGCGAGGCAATCCGCATGCTGCATTCCTTTAAAAAGCCTGTCCATCATGTGCTGGGCAATCATGACATGGATATCTGTACCAGAGATCAGGCGCTGAAATTTCTGGGAGCCGGCCGTGCTTTCTATTCCTTTGACAGGGGGCATCATCATTTTATTGTGCTGGACTGCAATTATGTGCGCGGAAAGGACGGCAAGTTCCTGCACTTTCAGCACTGCAACCATTACCAATATTCCAATGAAAGTTTTCCGTTTCTTCCTCCGGAGCAGCTTTCCTGGCTGGAACAGGATATTATGGCTTCGCCATGGCCGTCCGTGGTCTTTTCCCACCCATCCCTGTCGGACTCGCACATGGGGTTACAGAATCGGGAAGATGTGTGGAGGATGTTCCACAGGGTCAATGAAGACAAAAAACGTGTCATTCTATGCATGAACGGCCACAGTCATATCGACGGTGTGACCCTGCGCGGCGGGATCTGCTATGCCAACGTGAACAGCATCTCCAACATGTGGCTGGGAGAGAAATACTCCCATATCCGATACAGCAAAGAAATCGACCGGGAGTATCCCTATCTTAAAAAGACGGCGCCCTATCGGGATCCGCTTTATGCCATGGTAACGATATCGGAGGATCAGGTCCGGCTGAAAGGAACCAGAAGTACCTTCGTCGGACCCTCACCCTATGAAACAGGATACCCCGTATCCGGCAGCGAGTTTCCGACGACCCCTGTCCTGTCTGACTTTGTGCTCTCCCTGAAGTCCCCTGATGAAAATTTCCGGAAGGAAAATCCGGACACGCCGTTGCATAGGATCCCATAA